The Schizosaccharomyces pombe strain 972h- genome assembly, chromosome: I genome contains a region encoding:
- the pro1 gene encoding gamma-glutamyl phosphate reductase Pro1, whose product MSLEENVKEAKNAFNILQTLSVEDRDDALDKIVEELRIKKSEVLAANAEDMKAAKLLAESGKLSSSMVKRLDLSSSDKYDSMVQGVLDVKSLPDPLGRVTYARSLDDGLDLYKVSCPVGLLLVIFEARPEVIINITSLAIKSGNAVVLKGGTESAKSFAALSNVVRSALGKSKVPQAAVQLVQSREEVSQLLKLDEYIDLVIPRGSTNLVRHIKDNTKIPVLGHAAGLCSMYVHEDADMELASKLVLDGKTDYPAACNAIETLLINEAVLSSHLPKIAETLTEAKVTLKCDPASLKVLKDMPKVSALVEPSVDQDYNTEFSDLILAIKTVPSLQSAMQHINTHGSKHTDCIITSSEAAANRFMAGIDASGVYWNASTRFADGFRYGYGTEVGISTNKIHARGPMGLDGLTIYKYQLRGNGQVASSYGVGPGKRAFKHTPINIDNISQVSKK is encoded by the coding sequence ATGTCTCTTGAAGAGAATGTAAAGGAAGCGAAAAACGcttttaacattttacaGACATTATCAGTGGAAGACCGTGATGATGCATTGGATAAAATAGTTGAAGAACTGCGCATAAAAAAGTCAGAGGTTCTAGCTGCAAATGCTGAAGATATGAAAGCAGCTAAGCTCTTGGCTGAATCAGGAAAACTAAGTTCATCGATGGTTAAAAGATTGGATCTGTCTTCATCTGATAAATACGATTCCATGGTACAGGGTGTTTTAGATGTTAAAAGTTTGCCTGATCCCCTTGGTCGTGTTACTTATGCTCGTAGTCTTGACGATGGTTTGGACCTTTATAAAGTCTCTTGCCCTGTAGGTTTATTGCTAGTCATTTTTGAAGCTAGACCTGAAGTAATCATTAATATTACTTCCCTGGCTATCAAATCTGGTAATGCTGTTGTACTTAAAGGAGGCACGGAATCAGCAAAGTCTTTCGCTGCACTTTCTAATGTTGTTCGCTCTGCCTTGGGCAAAAGTAAGGTTCCACAGGCTGCTGTGCAGCTTGTTCAGAGTCGCGAGGAGGTATcacaattattaaaattggaTGAGTACATAGATTTGGTTATTCCCCGCGGCAGCACTAATCTTGTACGCCATATAAAAGATAACACAAAAATTCCTGTTTTAGGTCATGCTGCAGGACTATGCTCCATGTACGTCCATGAGGATGCTGATATGGAATTGGCTAGTAAACTTGTTCTGGATGGAAAAACTGATTATCCAGCAGCATGTAATGCAATTGAAACTTTGTTAATTAACGAAGCTGTTTTATCTTCTCATCTTCCTAAAATTGCTGAAACTTTAACTGAAGCAAAAGTTACATTAAAATGTGATCCCGCTTCTCTTAAGGTTTTAAAGGATATGCCAAAAGTTAGTGCTCTAGTTGAACCATCTGTCGATCAAGATTACAACACTGAATTCTCTGATTTGATTCTTGCTATTAAGACTGTACCTTCCTTACAGTCCGCAATGCAGCATATAAATACACATGGTTCTAAACACACGGATTGCATTATCACTTCTAGTGAAGCAGCTGCTAACAGATTCATGGCTGGAATTGATGCTTCTGGTGTGTATTGGAATGCTTCAACCAGATTTGCCGATGGTTTTCGTTATGGTTACGGTACCGAAGTTGGCATCAGCACCAACAAAATTCATGCTCGAGGACCAATGGGTCTTGATGGGTTAACTATTTACAAGTACCAACTTAGAGGAAATGGTCAAGTTGCAAGTAGTTATGGAGTTGGACCTGGCAAACGCGCATTTAAACATACCCCTATTAATATAGACAATATTTCTCAGGtttcgaaaaaataa
- the orb6 gene encoding serine/threonine protein kinase Orb6 produces MDKNDYLHFERNPSLFPKSTLDKVQKTKKYIEHYYKVAVDHAVERNQRRINLEQRLATERGSEERKNRQLRASGEKESQFLRFRRTRLSLEDFSTIKVIGKGAFGEVRLVQKLDTGKIYAMKSLLKTEMFKRDQLAHVKAERDLLVESDSPWVVSLYYAFQDSLYLYLIMEFLPGGDLMTMLINYDTFSEDVTRFYMAECVLAIADVHRMGYIHRDIKPDNILIDRDGHIKLSDFGLSTGFYKQDQSASYMKPRTGNTVKRGQMVDAIWLTMSSKDKMATWKKNRRVMAYSTVGTPDYIAPEIFLQQGYGQDCDWWSLGAIMFECLIGWPPFCSENSHETYRKIINWRETLTFPNDIHLSIEARDLMDRLMTDSEHRLGRGGAIEIMQHPFFTGIDWDHIRETAAPFIPNLKSITDTHYFPVDELEQVPEQPVTQQPASVDPQTLEQTNLAFLGYTYKKFNYLTMKGAL; encoded by the exons atgGATAAGAATGATTACTTACACTTTGAACGGAACCCTTCATTATTTCCGAAATCAACTTTAGACAAAGTCCAAAAGACAAAGAAATATATTGAACATTATTACAAGGTGGCAGTTGATCATGCTGTAGAGCGCAACCAAAG ACGTATCAATTTGGAGCAACGATTAGCAACCGAAAGGGGTTCTGAGGAGAGAAAGAATAGGCAGTTAAGAGCATCTGGTGAAAAAGAGTCTCAATTTCTTCGATTTCGTCGTACACGGCTTTCTTTAGAAGATTTTTCTACCATCAAAGTTATTGGGAAAGGTGCATTTGGCGAG GTTCGGTTGGTTCAGAAACTCGATACGGGTAAAATCTATGCCATGAAATCTTTGCTTAAAACTGAAATGTTCAAACGTGACCAGCTGGCTCATGTCAAAGCAGAACGCGACTTATTAGTTGAATCTGACTCCCCATGGGTGGTGTCATTGTATTATGCTTTTCAAGATTCACTGTATCTTTACTTGATTATGGAGTTTTTACCAGGCGGTGATTTGATGACCATGCTAATAAATTATGATACTTTTTCAGAAGACGTTACTCGCTTCTACATGGCTGAGTGCGTTTTGGCTATAGCTGATGTTCATCGAATGGGTTATATTCATCGGGATATAAAACCGGATAACATACTGATTGACCGGGATGGCCATATAAAACTTTCTGATTTCGGACTTTCCACTGGTTTTTACAAGCAAGATCAGAGTGCCTCTTACATGAAACCTCGCACAGGAAATACTGTCAAACGTGGTCAAATGGTAGATGCTATCTGGCTTACAATGTCTTCCAAGGACAAAATGGCTACTTGGAAAAAGAACCGTAGGGTGATGGCCTATAGCACTGTGGGTACTCCTGATTATATCGCTCCAGAAATTTTCTTGCAACAAGGGTATGGTCAAGATTGTGATTGGTGGAGTTTAGGCGCTATCATGTTCGAGTGCTTAATTGGATGGCCTCCCTTTTGCAGTGAAAACTCTCATGAAACTTATCGAAAAATCATCAATTGGCGTGAGACTCTGACTTTCCCAAATGATATACATTTAAGCATAGAAGCTCGTGATTTGATGGACCGACTTATGACAGATTCAGAACACAGATTAGGTCGTGGCGGTGCTATTGAAATAATGCAACATCCTTTCTTTACTGGAATCGATTGGGATCATATACGAGAAACTGCAGCTCCATTTATTCCGAATTTGAAATCTATTACCGATACACATTATTTCCCTGTTGATGAGCTTGAACAAGTTCCTGAACAACCTGTCACACAACAACCTGCTTCTGTTGACCCTCAGACGTTGGAACAAACCAATCTGGCATTCCTTGGGTACacttacaaaaaattcaattatttaACGATGAAAGGAGCATTGTAA
- the dnf1 gene encoding P-type ATPase, whose product MKSSGIAGDSNGFETNFLNETTNREEDGAFNWNAADDGTNERREDIHVRFQDSALPLGIDENELDEIDINGDSKKLDSVEVDESHDVNSPSDSRLKSSFKSVLELTANSMVSVLTPSTKTEQTSKGKGKKKKAHVSFLEGPVEEIPLDDIEPTSPREASPVFNGRPPIPPEFLKSRHKEFTIPNPLQFISNFLSNLFSRDTRYLKSSHGRIIIINPYDDSSQIDERTGKPYMQNSIVSSRYNKYNFVPLQIIAQFSKTANCYFLLIAIMQMIPGWSTTGTYTTIIPLLIFISIAILREGFDNYRRYRQDRVENRIQTQVLRHVDVDPPIVEEHSSFFRRRRWRRSRSQESASRSTIRSTDEREPERTSEDPPQLPPSPSSPSSPALSVKPNIDPQPPLYNSTLTTTRSIPANKPTFFWASCDRKDVRVGDIIRLTSDQTLPADVIALSSPNPNGAIYIETAALDGETSLKTRLVNSTLRSLCKDINDLIRLSGTCTVEDPNGDLYNFNGSMKLDSIQGEIPLSNNDVLYRGSNLRNTSELFALVIFTGEESKIRMNAVRNVSVKAPSMQKVTNRIVIFIFALVVSMAIYCTAAYFVWQKKVERKLWYLTNSKLSFVPILVSFIILYNTMVPISLYVSMEIIRVFQTFLVQSDIDLYYPENDTRCEVRSSSILEELGQVTHVFSDKTGTLTDNIMLFRNLSVGGFAWQHVGAENPKLVSTSQKSDDLDGEAKPPQLENIQGTTIQLLQYVHDNPHTTFSKRVRIFLLNLAICHTCLPSFDEENQIYKYQSISPDELALVHAAQQLGYIVIDRDIDSLTIRLHYPLDPHSHPIAKTYRILNIIEFTSKRKCMSVIVRMPNGRICLFCKGADSAIIKRLRLSNLAKRKDKSVTKAEQARKSIEIDKAIIRNSQSTSRPSLTASRPSLSRRRNDYINNVTSWLDERREKMGVVRPRASTSILETRRRPAVGRHSLAGGERLMEDKKYLSKQEEAEGSIYESLNHNDAKLFENTFEHVHAFATDGLRTLMYAHRFIDESEYQSWKLVNDAALNSLSNRQQLLDEAADLIEKDLEFAGATAIEDKLQVGVPESINSLFRAGIKFWMLTGDKKETAINIGHSCGVIKEYSTVVVMGSLDGVEGSDETVSGGQRLSLDRPPTNDPASLMIHQLISCMNAIHSNSLAHLVIVIDGSTLADIENDPELFLLFINTAVEADSVICCRSSPMQKALMVQKVRNTLEKAVTLAIGDGANDIAMIQEAHVGIGIAGREGLQAARSSDFSIGRFKFLIKLLFCHGRWSYVRLSKYILGTFYKEQFFFLMQAIMQPFVGYTGQSLYESWGLTCFNTLFSSLCVIGLGIFEKDLSASTVIAVPELYQKGINNEAFNWRVYFGWCSIAFIQAFLVFYVTYSLFGMKELNDNNIFAYGQLIFTAAIFIMNFKLVFIEMQYINIISIIVLVLTSLAWFLFNIFISEHYPDKNLYLARSQFLHHFGKNPSWWLTMLFVMVCALTIDIVAQMLRRTLRPTDTDIFVEMENDAFVRSRFEQESGEFLQANAPSVDEIEQYLKSRD is encoded by the coding sequence ATGAAGTCTAGTGGTATCGCAGGCGATTCCAATGGAtttgaaacaaattttctaaatgaAACGACTAATCGAGAAGAAGATGGTGCATTTAATTGGAACGCTGCAGATGATGGCACTAACGAACGAAGAGAGGATATTCATGTACGATTTCAGGATAGCGCTCTTCCATTAGgaattgatgaaaatgagcttgatgaaattgatataAATGGGGACagcaaaaaattggattcTGTTGAAGTTGACGAATCACACGATGTTAATTCGCCATCAGATAGCAGACTGAAATCATCTTTCAAGTCGGTATTAGAACTGACAGCTAATTCTATGGTTTCAGTGTTAACTCCATCTACCAAAACTGAGCAGACCTCGAAAGGAAAgggaaaaaagaagaaagcaCATGTTTCCTTCCTAGAGGGACCTGTGGAAGAAATCCCATTAGATGATATTGAGCCTACTTCTCCTCGTGAGGCATCACCTGTGTTCAATGGGCGTCCTCCAATTCCTCcggaatttttaaagtcgCGGCATAAAGAGTTTACAATACCAAATCCTTTGCAGTTCATTTCCAATTTCTTATCCAACTTGTTTTCGCGTGATACACGGTATTTGAAGTCGAGTCATGGTCGAATAATTATCATAAACCCTTACGATGACTCCTCCCAAATTGATGAGCGTACAGGAAAGCCCTATATGCAAAACAGCATTGTTTCGTCTCGGTACAACAAATACAATTTTGTCCCTTTACAGATCATTGctcaattttcaaaaactgccaactgttattttttgctgATTGCTATTATGCAAATGATTCCAGGTTGGTCAACCACCGGTACTTACACTACAATCATCCCTCTacttatatttatttcaattgCAATCCTTCGTGAAGGGTTTGATAATTATCGGCGATATCGCCAAGACCGCGTAGAAAATAGAATTCAAACTCAAGTTCTTCGTCACGTTGATGTAGATCCGCCTATTGTTGAAGAGCactcatctttttttcgtCGTCGGCGGTGGAGAAGAAGTAGATCTCAAGAATCTGCTTCAAGGAGTACTATTCGATCAACTGATGAAAGAGAACCTGAAAGAACCTCAGAAGATCCACCTCAACTTCCTCCCTCTCCCTCTTCCCCCTCTTCTCCGGCGTTAAGTGTCAAACCTAACATTGACCCGCAACCCCCCTTGTATAACTCTACTTTAACTACTACTCGCTCCATACCTGCAAATAAGcctacttttttttgggcTAGCTGTGATCGGAAAGATGTTCGAGTTGGTGATATTATTCGACTGACAAGTGATCAAACTCTTCCAGCAGACGTAATAGCTTTGTCGAGTCCCAATCCTAATGGCGCTATTTACATCGAAACAGCTGCACTTGATGGTGAAACATCCTTGAAAACTAGACTAGTAAACTCCACGCTCCGCTCTCTTTGCAAAGACATTAATGATTTAATACGATTGAGTGGTACGTGTACTGTTGAAGACCCGAATGGTGATCTTTACAATTTTAATGGAAGTATGAAACTTGACTCAATACAAGGAGAAATACCATTGTCTAATAACGATGTTCTTTACAGAGGCTCGAATTTGCGAAATACTTCAGAATTGTTCGCTTTGGTTATTTTTACTGGCGAGGAATCCAAAATTCGCATGAATGCTGTTCGAAACGTTAGTGTAAAGGCACCATCAATGCAAAAGGTCACTAATAGAATcgtaattttcatttttgcaTTGGTTGTTAGCATGGCTATATATTGTACTGCTGCCTATTTTGTTtggcaaaaaaaagtggaaAGGAAGCTGTGGTATCTAACCAACAGTAAACTTTCATTTGTTCCTATCCTTGTTTCTTTTATCATTCTTTACAATACAATGGTTCCAATTTCCCTTTACGTTTCTATGGAGATTATACGTGtttttcaaacatttttaGTGCAAAGTGACATTGATTTGTACTATCCAGAAAACGATACTCGATGTGAAGTTCGAAGTTCCTCAATCCTTGAAGAGTTAGGTCAGGTTACACATGTTTTCTCCGATAAAACTGGTACCTTAACCGATAATATTATGCTTTTTCGTAATCTATCTGTTGGCGGATTTGCATGGCAGCATGTCGGCGCGGAAAATCCTAAGCTTGTATCCACATCACAAAAGAGTGATGACCTTGATGGTGAAGCCAAACCTCCGCAGCTTGAGAACATTCAGGGTACCACTATTCAATTGCTTCAATATGTACATGACAATCCTCAtacaactttttcaaaacgGGTAcgaatttttcttttaaatttggCGATTTGTCATACTTGCCTTCCTTCTTTTGACgaagaaaatcaaatttataaataccAATCCATTTCACCAGATGAGTTGGCTCTTGTGCATGCAGCTCAACAGCTAGGTTACATTGTTATTGATAGAGACATTGACAGCTTGACAATCCGATTGCATTATCCATTGGACCCACACTCTCACCCGATTGCCAAAACATACCGAATACTGAACATTATCGAATTTACGAGCAAACGGAAATGTATGTCTGTTATCGTACGCATGCCTAACGGAAGGAtatgtttgttttgtaaaGGAGCAGATTCAGCGATCATAAAGCGACTTCGTCTTTCCAACCTCGCCAAACGGAAGGACAAATCAGTAACCAAAGCTGAACAGGCTCGTAAAAGCATTGAAATAGACAAGGCGATTATTCGGAATAGCCAGAGCACTTCGAGGCCAAGTTTAACGGCTTCAAGACCTAGTTTGTCTCGGCGCAGAAATGATTATATTAACAACGTCACTTCTTGGCTCGATGAAAGGCGTGAGAAAATGGGTGTAGTTCGTCCCCGTGCTAGCACCAGTATTCTTGAAACCCGGCGTCGACCAGCTGTTGGACGTCATTCATTAGCAGGCGGTGAACGTCTGATGGAAGATAAAAAGTATCTATCAAAACAAGAAGAAGCTGAGGGATCAATATATGAATCCTTAAACCACAATGATGccaaactttttgaaaacactTTCGAGCATGTTCATGCATTTGCAACTGATGGTCTACGAACCCTTATGTATGCCCATCGTTTCATTGACGAAAGCGAGTATCAGTCTTGGAAGTTGGTGAATGATGCGGCGTTAAACAGTCTATCCAACAGGCAACAACTTTTAGATGAAGCTGCAGACcttattgaaaaagatttagaaTTTGCGGGAGCTACGGCAATTGAAGATAAATTGCAAGTTGGTGTTCCAGAATCAATCAATTCACTTTTCCGAGCGGGCATCAAATTCTGGATGCTAACTGGtgataaaaaggaaacagCAATCAATATTGGTCATTCTTGTGGCgtaataaaagaatattcaACTGTTGTTGTCATGGGCTCTCTGGATGGAGTCGAAGGAAGTGATGAAACTGTCAGTGGTGGTCAAAGGCTGTCATTAGATCGACCTCCTACTAATGATCCAGCTTCTTTGATGATTCATCAGCTTATATCTTGCATGAATGCTATTCACAGTAACTCCTTAGCTCATCTGGTTATTGTGATAGATGGCAGTACTCTTGCCGATATAGAGAATGATCCTGAActgtttttattattcataAATACTGCCGTTGAAGCGGACTCTGTTATTTGTTGTCGGTCAAGTCCCATGCAAAAGGCGTTAATGGTTCAAAAAGTGCGTAATACTCTCGAAAAGGCTGTCACTTTAGCTATTGGCGATGGTGCTAATGACATTGCTATGATTCAAGAAGCCCATGTTGGTATTGGAATTGCTGGTCGTGAGGGTCTTCAAGCTGCTAGATCATCGGATTTTTCGATAGGTCGATTTAAATTCCTAATTAAGTTATTATTCTGTCATGGCCGATGGAGCTATGTTAGATTATCAAAGTATATTCTCGGTACCTTCTATAAAGAacagtttttctttttgatgCAAGCTATCATGCAACCTTTTGTTGGCTACACAGGGCAGAGCCTTTACGAAAGCTGGGGACTTACTTGCTTTAATACACTATTTTCTTCGTTATGTGTTATTGGGCTGggtatttttgaaaaagactTAAGTGCTAGTACCGTAATCGCTGTCCCGGAGCTTTATCAAAAGGGAATCAACAATGAAGCATTCAATTGGCGAGTGTATTTTGGGTGGTGTTCAATAGCCTTCATTCAAGCTTTCTTAGTTTTCTATGTTACGTATAGTTTATTTGGAATGAAGGAACTTAATGACAACAATATCTTCGCTTATGGTCAACTCATTTTTACTGCTGCTATTTTTATCATGAATTTCAAATTGGTCTTTATAGAGATGCAATACATAAACATCATTTCTATAATAGTACTTGTTTTAACGTCCTTGGCttggtttttatttaatatcttTATAAGCGAGCATTATCCGGACAAGAATTTATATCTTGCTAGATCACAGTTTCTCCATCATTTTGGCAAAAATCCTTCATGGTGGCTTACTATGCTTTTTGTAATGGTTTGTGCTTTAACAATTGATATTGTTGCCCAAATGTTACGAAGGACTTTACGTCCTACGGACACCGACATATTTGTGGAAATGGAAAACGATGCCTTTGTCCGCTCTCGGTTTGAGCAAGAGAGCGGTGAGTTTTTACAAGCCAATGCACCATCTGTCgatgaaattgaacaatatttaaaaagccGAGATTAG
- the sod1 gene encoding superoxide dismutase Sod1, with protein MVRAVAVLRGDSKVSGVVTFEQVDQNSQVSVIVDLVGNDANAKRGFHIHQFGDNTNGCTSAGPHFNPEGKTHGDRTAAVRHVGDLGNLESDAQGNIKTTFSDSVISLFGANSIIGRTIVIHAGEDDLGKGTSEESLKTGNAGARNACGVIGIAV; from the coding sequence ATGGTTAGAGCTGTAGCAGTTCTTCGTGGTGACTCTAAGGTCAGTGGTGTCGTTACTTTTGAACAAGTCGATCAAAACTCTCAAGTTTCTGTGATTGTGGATCTCGTTGGCAATGACGCTAATGCCAAGCGTGGTTTCCATATTCACCAATTCGGTGATAATACCAACGGTTGTACCTCTGCTGGTCCTCACTTTAACCCAGAGGGTAAGACTCACGGTGACCGTACCGCCGCTGTTCGTCACGTTGGTGATCTTGGTAACTTGGAAAGCGATGCTCAGGGCAACATCAAGACTACTTTCTCTGATTCTGTTATCTCATTGTTTGGTGCCAACAGCATCATTGGCCGTACCATTGTCATTCATGCCGGTGAGGATGATCTTGGTAAGGGTACTAGTGAAGAGTCTTTGAAGACTGGTAACGCTGGTGCACGTAACGCTTGTGGTGTCATTGGTATTGCCGTCTAA
- the mkt1 gene encoding post-transcriptional RNA stability regulator Mkt1 gives MTIRSLNLFIIDKKHQHKSSLSSFQNCKLGIDASFYLTQIIHSFTPQELQSLAVNGESEYLQHRISEFLEQLRTENITPIFVFNGIPLTFEASSQLEVPGKQKSHSALTDFEAFDPYDANIQRNMYRMDASGPANYGESKPTLLYTNQRDHLDRLCDQVKFYLDQCNVEYFVAPYLAMAQLAYFLNGTSSPYIDAIYGSTDLLLFGVKKFITSMNTSSNVKISSDPSSPSTQTTINSAAKSSFTWLDGNALLQDTNGLSWQQFIDSCLLCGTAISPTFPQIEGTFLIKSAMELVRMFGSAYRAVLHFAEIFPQPIFQDYLQQYKRAVCFSKFGIVMDTKGLTLPPVPTESVPNDINIYFGTRLPNEIYFYISRGLIPCKMIGALVSGCFSDPVSILEQHIGDKASQGTFSGANSGLNPGRDNAAAVAAVDQRRFVDDLEEIWSQGLNLLTQPLNRFYQARDIVSLHGHNQQASLKVMHSYDPPLYNDTRAWMIYEENLPSYLSSNFLKEEPVVLFDLLRALNDPVFVKKSFCTEGNIGIKNPPKHPLSSTAEIVLSSCYRFLQIRSFVLTSHQLTSWGCPLLKALENCHLQNQTSVVVLFELLRLRQLKEPSLLSSSSASIADLSITSATEFLAKVATFLPIKQRPEVSKISIVDENLLQFYQLQTSFGSNLKELMAMILASVILNRNVDKSKIDPKLIRKTLPFQNINGSLVSGFVVKRFFEIISKEQEASSQQENIQKAYEIIEKEFPTIGSAENHIAQFLEFWKTFMEGVKEAENTSAIGKLVLSKLFLTNQWIFSLGL, from the exons atgacaa ttcGTTCATTGAATTTGTTTATCATAGACAAAAAGCATCAACATAAATCTAGCTTGAGCAGTTTTCAAAACTGTAAGTTGGGTATTGACGCAAGTTTTTACTTGACTCAAATTATTCATTCCTTTACCCCACAGGAACTTCAAAGTTTGGCAGTAAATGGTGAATCCGAATATCTACAACACAGAATTTCGGAATTCCTTGAGCAGTTGAGAACTGAGAATATCACAcccatttttgttttcaatggTATACCTCTTACCTTTGAAGCCAGCAGCCAGCTGGAAGTGCCGGGAAAGCAAAAAAGTCATAGTGCATTGACAGATTTCGAAGCTTTTGATCCTTATGATGCAAATATTCAGCGTAATATGTACCGCATGGACGCAAGTGGTCCTGCGAATTACGGCGAAAGTAAACCAACACTTTTGTACACCAATCAGCGAGATCATTTAGATCGTCTTTGCGACCAGGTAAAGTTTTACTTAGATCAATGTAATGTGGAGTATTTTGTCGCCCCGTATCTGGCTATGGCTCAATTAGCATATTTTCTAAACGGCACATCTTCACCTTACATCGATGCCATCTATGGTTCCACGGATCTGCTTCTTTTTggtgttaaaaaatttattacttCTATGAACACATCTTCTAACGTTAAAATCTCATCTGACCCTTCATCCCCATCAACTCAAACAACTATCAATTCGGCCGCTAAAAGTTCATTCACATGGTTAGATGGAAATGCCCTTCTTCAAGACACGAACGGCCTTTCATGGCAGCAGTTCATCGATTCCTGTTTATTGTGTGGTACTGCTATTTCTCCTACATTTCCTCAGATTGAGGGTACTTTTCTAATTAAAAGCGCAATGGAGCTTGTTCGTATGTTTGGTTCTGCGTATCGTGCAGTCCTTCATTTTGCTGAAATCTTTCCCCAGCCCATTTTTCAAGATTATCTTCAACAGTACAAAAGGGCTGTTTGTTTCTCTAAGTTTGGAATTGTGATGGATACAAAAGGTCTCACTTTACCACCAGTTCCCACAGAATCTGTTCCTAACgacataaatatatattttggCACCCGTCTTCCCAACgagatttatttttacatttctcGCGGTCTTATTCCTTGCAAAATGATAGGTGCTTTAGTATCTGGATGTTTTAGTGATCCTGTTTCCATACTTGAACAACATATTGGTGACAAAGCATCACAAGGAACATTTTCTGGTGCTAATTCTGGTTTAAATCCTGGTCGCGACAATGCAGCAGCTGTAGCGGCTGTGGATCAACGGCGATTTGTTGACGATTTAGAAGAAATATGGTCGCAGGGGCTAAATTTATTGACCCAACCGCTTAACAGATTTTACCAAGCCAGAGATATTGTTTCCCTTCATGGCCATAATCAGCAAGCTTCTTTGAAGGTAATGCACAGCTATGATCCTCCTTTGTATAATGATACGAGAGCATGGATGATATACGAAGAAAACTTACCGAGTTATTTATctagtaattttttaaaggaagaACCCGTTGTATTATTTGATCTACTACGTGCTTTGAACGATCCGGtatttgtaaagaaaagcttttgcACTGAAGGTAATATTGGCATAAAAAACCCTCCCAAGCATCCTCTGTCTTCTACTGCGGAAATCGTCTTAAGTTCTTGCTACAgatttttgcaaattagATCTTTCGTTTTAACATCTCATCAATTAACATCTTGGGGATGCCCCTTGTTAAAAGCGTTGGAAAATTGTCACTTACAGAACCAAACTTCCGTTGTTGTTTTATTCGAGCTTCTTAGACTAAGACAATTAAAAGAGCCCTCTTTACTTTCCTCCTCAAGTGCAAGCATCGCCGATTTATCCATAACTTCTGCCACAGAGTTCTTGGCAAAGGTTGCAACATTTCTACCAATAAAACAGAGACCTGAAGTTAGTAAAATTTCTATAGTTGATGAGAATTTATTACAGTTTTATCAGCTACAAACTAGCTTCGGATCCAACTTGAAGGAACTCATGGCCATGATTCTTGCCTCGGTCATCTTGAACAGAAACGTCgacaaaagcaaaatagaTCCTAAACTTATCCGAAAAAC CTTaccttttcaaaacataAATGGTAGCCTTGTCTCAGGTTTTGTTGTCAAGcgcttttttgaaatcattTCAAAAGAGCAAGAAGCCAGTTCTCAACAGGAAAACATCCAGAAGGCTTATGAAATAATAGAAAAGGAATTCCCAACCATTGGATCTGCGGAAAACCATATTGCCCAGTTTTTGGAATTCTGGAAAACTTTTATGGAAGGGGTTAAGGAAGCAGAAAATACAAGTGCCATTGGCAAGCTCGTTTTAAGTAAACTCTTCCTTACTAACCAATGGATATTTTCTCTTGGCTTATGA